One Helicoverpa zea isolate HzStark_Cry1AcR chromosome 11, ilHelZeax1.1, whole genome shotgun sequence genomic window carries:
- the LOC124634333 gene encoding retinoid-inducible serine carboxypeptidase-like isoform X1 encodes MNLFTLWITTTFCVIVMALIEENPYTKALKMNKQWENIHGYVQVRPGAYMFYWFFYANGTKIDANRKPVIIWIQGGPGFAASGVGNFAEMGPFHMDLTPRNHTWVKGRNVLFLDHPVGTGFSYVTNSSLHAKTDRDMAMDLARAIKVFYRRYKEFRKTPTYLFSQSYGGKLCPRLAYYLHTAIENKSLKLNFKGIGIGGGWVDPRESILVQPKFLYLSGVIDRNLYLSSSRVAKKLAHYIQEEEYFQADIFDDILFRTLNKQGELNFNNVYAPSPYPALDELQDKMNKYIKYTLPEVNATRKWVYLSLPPYNSLKRSFLVPSVSFLEALLNKTKLKIAIYNGNLDVVTPLGGACSWVHKLKWHGAAEFATAKRHHIRGNRNGYYKEMNRLSFWWVFGAGHWIPEENPEAMEHILDYVMAEDVVKPPT; translated from the exons ATGAATTTATTTACACTATGGATAACAACAACATTTTGTGTGATAGTGATGGCACTAATCGAAG AAAACCCTTACACCAAGgctttaaaaatgaataaacagTGGGAGAACATACACGGATATGTGCAAGTTAGGCCAGGAGCATACATGTTTTACTGGTTCTTCTACGCAAATGGGACCAAAATTGACGCGAATCGCAAACCCGTCATAATATGGATTCAAGGGGGACCGGGATTTGCAGCGAGCGGTGTGGGCAACTTCGCAGAAATGGGACCTTTTCATATGGATTTGACACCACGCAATCATACTTGG GTGAAAGGAAGGAATGTACTGTTCTTAGACCATCCTGTCGGCACTGGATTTAGTTACGTTACAAATAGTTCATTACACGCCAAAACTGATCGAGATATGG CAATGGATTTAGCAAgagcaataaaagtattttacagGAGATACAAAGAATTCCGCAAGACACCGACGTATTTGTTCAGTCAAAGTTATGGCGGTAAACTTTGTCCACGTTTGGCATATTATTTACACACG GCAATCGAGAACAAGAGcctgaaattgaattttaaaggaATCGGTATTGGCGGAGGTTGGGTTGATCCTAGAGAAAGCATTTTAGTGCAGCCGAAGTTTTTATATCTCTCG gGGGTGATAGATCGAAATTTATATCTCTCTTCTTCGCGGGTAGCCAAGAAGCTAGCTCATTACATACAAGAAGAGGAATATTTCCAAGCGGATATTTTCGACGATATTTTGTTCAGGACTCTTAACAAGCAAGGCGAATTAAATTTCAACAACGTGTATGCTCCCAGTCCATACCCAGCACTTGATGAGTTACAagacaaaatgaataaatacataaaatatactttgCCAGAAGTTAACGCGACGAGAAAGTGGGTGTATTTATCGCTACCTCCATACAATAGTTTGAAACGAAGCTTCTTAGTTCCTTCGGTATCCTTCT TAGAAGCTCTATTGAATAAGACGAAGTTGAAGATAGCAATCTATAATGGGAACTTGGACGTTGTCACTCCGTTAGgtg GCGCTTGCAGTTGGGTCCACAAATTAAAATGGCATGGAGCTGCGGAATTTGCCACTGCTAAACGGCACCATATCCGTGGAAATAGAAACGGATATTATAAAGAGATGAACAGACTAAGTTTTTGGTGGGTCTTCGGAGCTGGTCATTGG ATTCCTGAAGAAAACCCAGAAGCTATGGAGCACATATTGGATTACGTTATGGCAGAAGACGTAGTGAAACCTCCAACGTAA
- the LOC124634333 gene encoding retinoid-inducible serine carboxypeptidase-like isoform X2 has product MALIEENPYTKALKMNKQWENIHGYVQVRPGAYMFYWFFYANGTKIDANRKPVIIWIQGGPGFAASGVGNFAEMGPFHMDLTPRNHTWVKGRNVLFLDHPVGTGFSYVTNSSLHAKTDRDMAMDLARAIKVFYRRYKEFRKTPTYLFSQSYGGKLCPRLAYYLHTAIENKSLKLNFKGIGIGGGWVDPRESILVQPKFLYLSGVIDRNLYLSSSRVAKKLAHYIQEEEYFQADIFDDILFRTLNKQGELNFNNVYAPSPYPALDELQDKMNKYIKYTLPEVNATRKWVYLSLPPYNSLKRSFLVPSVSFLEALLNKTKLKIAIYNGNLDVVTPLGGACSWVHKLKWHGAAEFATAKRHHIRGNRNGYYKEMNRLSFWWVFGAGHWIPEENPEAMEHILDYVMAEDVVKPPT; this is encoded by the exons ATGGCACTAATCGAAG AAAACCCTTACACCAAGgctttaaaaatgaataaacagTGGGAGAACATACACGGATATGTGCAAGTTAGGCCAGGAGCATACATGTTTTACTGGTTCTTCTACGCAAATGGGACCAAAATTGACGCGAATCGCAAACCCGTCATAATATGGATTCAAGGGGGACCGGGATTTGCAGCGAGCGGTGTGGGCAACTTCGCAGAAATGGGACCTTTTCATATGGATTTGACACCACGCAATCATACTTGG GTGAAAGGAAGGAATGTACTGTTCTTAGACCATCCTGTCGGCACTGGATTTAGTTACGTTACAAATAGTTCATTACACGCCAAAACTGATCGAGATATGG CAATGGATTTAGCAAgagcaataaaagtattttacagGAGATACAAAGAATTCCGCAAGACACCGACGTATTTGTTCAGTCAAAGTTATGGCGGTAAACTTTGTCCACGTTTGGCATATTATTTACACACG GCAATCGAGAACAAGAGcctgaaattgaattttaaaggaATCGGTATTGGCGGAGGTTGGGTTGATCCTAGAGAAAGCATTTTAGTGCAGCCGAAGTTTTTATATCTCTCG gGGGTGATAGATCGAAATTTATATCTCTCTTCTTCGCGGGTAGCCAAGAAGCTAGCTCATTACATACAAGAAGAGGAATATTTCCAAGCGGATATTTTCGACGATATTTTGTTCAGGACTCTTAACAAGCAAGGCGAATTAAATTTCAACAACGTGTATGCTCCCAGTCCATACCCAGCACTTGATGAGTTACAagacaaaatgaataaatacataaaatatactttgCCAGAAGTTAACGCGACGAGAAAGTGGGTGTATTTATCGCTACCTCCATACAATAGTTTGAAACGAAGCTTCTTAGTTCCTTCGGTATCCTTCT TAGAAGCTCTATTGAATAAGACGAAGTTGAAGATAGCAATCTATAATGGGAACTTGGACGTTGTCACTCCGTTAGgtg GCGCTTGCAGTTGGGTCCACAAATTAAAATGGCATGGAGCTGCGGAATTTGCCACTGCTAAACGGCACCATATCCGTGGAAATAGAAACGGATATTATAAAGAGATGAACAGACTAAGTTTTTGGTGGGTCTTCGGAGCTGGTCATTGG ATTCCTGAAGAAAACCCAGAAGCTATGGAGCACATATTGGATTACGTTATGGCAGAAGACGTAGTGAAACCTCCAACGTAA
- the LOC124634564 gene encoding uncharacterized protein CG16817-like produces the protein MSSEALVPPPVLWAQRKEDVFLTFSIETKDPTIKIEKDSVYFKGVNASDNKVHEVTIPLYDAVLPETSAFVNKGRCIEMILRKEKKDSPYWPSLTKDKKKPHYLKVDFNKWKDEDDEDENGEMPGGNSIEEMLRSMGGGGGDKADKPSFDDLETDSDDENLPDLE, from the coding sequence ATGTCAAGCGAAGCTCTAGTCCCTCCTCCTGTGCTGTGGGCCCAGCGCAAAGAAGACGTATTTCTCACGTTTAGCATTGAAACTAAAGACCCGACTATTAAAATAGAAAAGGATTCCGTTTACTTCAAAGGTGTTAATGCATCAGACAATAAAGTGCATGAGGTAACTATACCATTATACGATGCTGTGCTTCCTGAAACAAGCGCCTTCGTAAATAAAGGAAGGTGCATAGAAATGATTCTTCGCAAAGAAAAGAAAGATTCTCCCTACTGGCCATCACTTACAAAGGATAAGAAGAAACCGCATTACCTCAAGGTAGATTTCAATAAGTGGAAAgatgaggatgatgaagatGAAAATGGTGAGATGCCTGGAGGTAACTCAATAGAAGAGATGCTCCGTTCAATGGGTGGTGGCGGCGGTGACAAGGCTGACAAACCCTCGTTCGATGACTTAGAAACGGACTCGGATGATGAAAATTTACCAGATCTTGAATAA
- the LOC124634515 gene encoding uncharacterized protein LOC124634515 — translation MDSTGKYLFIFISVLSNVVHLGAVTVNPSLCPTNKIAPHRRVASWEQSRPRTFGLINGILGPGRPQNDPLNDLQEQPEEDEDDCGEIDDYDETDLSSVTPVGQRRKEDRYFYGSNSYPPYYPGARPPYRPQRPTRPPYNFEGNYGPNGYRPPSNYYPSDYIKPVQENSPDHPQEAYRPGLIGGNVGQIVGFPFVRVTTEAPQRNPNPFRFPINDSYPNRRQKKSQQTNKSTSIIGSFVDLFFNK, via the exons ATGGACTCGactggaaaatatttatttatttttatatcg GTGTTGTCAAATGTGGTTCATTTGGGCGCGGTGACAGTTAATCCATCGTTGTGCCCCACGAACAAGATTGCCCCACATCGCCGTGTTGCCAGTTGGGAGCAGAGTAGACCGCGGACCTTCGGGCTAATTAACGGCATTCTTGGGCCTGGACGACCGCAGAACGATCCACTCAATGATTTACAAGAACAGCCCGAAGAAGATGAAGACGACTGCGGAGAAATAGATGATTACGACGAAACTGATCTTAGCTCCG ttACACCAGTTGGCCAGAGGAGAAAGGAAGATCGTTATTTCTACGGCAGTAATAGTTACCCGCCGTATTATCCTGGCGCTAGGCCGCCGTATCGACCGCAGAGACCAACACGACCTCCGTACAACTTCGAGGGTAACTACGGGCCTAATGGCTACAGACCACCCTCAAACTATTATCCTTCAG ACTACATCAAACCAGTGCAGGAGAATAGTCCAGATCACCCTCAAGAAGCCTATCGACCTGGGCTCATTGGTGGCAACGTTGGACAAATAGTCGGCTTTCCTTTCGTAAGGGTCACTACCGAAGCACCTCAGAGAAACCCCAACCCATTCCGTTTTCCCATAAATGATTCTTATCCTAACAGACGCCAAAAGAAGTCTCAACAAACGAACAAATCTACTAGTATTATTGGATCTTTCGTGGActtgtttttcaataaataa
- the LOC124634514 gene encoding programmed cell death protein 2-like, whose translation MAKQPGKIYLGYEDEAVVDKNQTLLNYTVNKIGGLPDWPPLENLQISTKCPLCGLHRLLIVQCYAPLENSVYHRTLYVFACINPNCWIQSESWLCVRSQYQDNSSKESKAIVAIPSADTNLSWCQGADEWDENDNDTANGNVMNIDNAPSPNNALQRNSDEDEESNSYELENVEQAFGNLQVFDAHNANMSPIQGAMGAIGAPVAAAELEGGDEPGLVTVDTPTTPNNDVEALLQQTSELPPDLRSRLMCGPLQFVPKFIYVEEEWKKSLGNDDRANELLNKYKMENEIDVCGGDRAGAGGGSDDEPYEEAAPLHGDRLFHAFLTRLRNHPGQILRYSRDEPPILGAPLPSNASTPESPCVPTICTRCGARLCCELQLVPEFAETLRIVPINASLSHLHFLSVLIFTCSQSCWQSSDTFVKEFVVFQPEVV comes from the exons ATGGCAAAACAACCAGGGAAAATATATTTAGGCTATGAAGATGAAGCAGTTGTTGACAAAAATCAAACATTATTGAATTACACTGTGAATAAAATCGGTGGATTGCCT GACTGGCCACCACTAGAAAATCTGCAGATATCTACAAAATGCCCTCTATGTGGATTACACAGGCTGCTCATTGTACAATGCTATGCGCCGCTCGAAAATTCAGTTTATCACCGTACTTTGTATGTTTTCGCGTGTATAAATCCAAATTGTTGGATTCAGTCTGAAAG TTGGTTATGTGTTCGAAGTCAGTACCAAGATAATTCTTCGAAGGAATCAAAGGCAATCGTTGCTATACCTAGTGCCGATACTAACCTGTCTTGGTGCCAAGGTGCTGATGAGTGGGATGAGAATgataatgatactgccaacggGAATGTTATGAATATTGATAACGCCCCAAGCCCCAACAATGCCTTACAAAG gAATTCAGATGAAGATGAGGAAAGCAATTCATACGAATTAGAAAATGTGGAACAAGCTTTTGGCAATCTTCAAGTATTTGATGCTCACAATGCCAATATGTCACCAATCcaag GTGCCATGGGTGCGATTGGAGCACCTGTAGCTGCAGCAGAATTGGAGGGAGGAGATGAACCAGGGCTTGTTACCGTGGATACGCCTACAACACCCAATAATGATGTTGAGGCATTGCTGCAGCAA ACCTCTGAGCTGCCTCCTGACTTAAGAAGTCGACTGATGTGTGGACCATTACAATTTGTGCCAAAATTTATATATGTTGAAGAAGAATGGAAGAAATCACTGGGCAATGATGACAGGGCCAATGAATTGCTCAATAAGTATAAGATGGAAAATG AAATAGATGTATGTGGGGGTGACCGTGCTGGGGCTGGTGGAGGATCTGATGACGAACCTTATGAGGAAGCTGCTCCGTTACACGGTGACAGATTGTTTCATGCCTTTTTAACTCGGCTGCGCAATCATCCTGGACAAATACTAAG gtactcgaGGGATGAGCCTCCTATACTCGGAGCTCCGTTGCCAAGCAACGCAAGTACTCCTGAGTCACCATGTGTGCCAACTATCTGCACGCGCTGCGGCGCAAGACTGTGCTGCGAATTACAATTAGTACCAGAATTTGCTGAAACTCTTCGCATAGTGCCCATCAACGCATCACTTTCACATCTACACTTCCTTTCTGTCCTGATATTTACTTGCTCTCAAAGCTGCTGGCAATCCTCCGATACATTTGTAAAGGAATTTGTTGTCTTTCAACCAGAAGTTGTCtaa